One region of Culex pipiens pallens isolate TS chromosome 2, TS_CPP_V2, whole genome shotgun sequence genomic DNA includes:
- the LOC120423991 gene encoding uncharacterized protein LOC120423991 produces MSQQQPPNNKRPIAATSHYGQQQQRRGRFQQHINVPVSPRDVLDPARRRPSWRPPLHPSWTWRNAGNTSNNYGEGRSGVLKRSYVGALIYRTGGGAPECDSGELAVHVFDGYRVKIRRLETESRAVDRFSKKKPLRSHLSSNLFVVQKLVPVHYSTQTHFELDLDGGFKQRHEVTLNFQRKFVTKLVCSFEPSDKCFYSEAYLNVF; encoded by the exons ATGTCCCAGCAACAACCCCCCAACAACAAGCGTCCAATCGCCGCAACCTCCCACTATGGCCaacagcagcagcgccgggGTCGCTTCCAGCAGCACATCAACGTACCCGTTTCCCCGCGGGACGTCCTAGATCCGGCCCGGCGACGCCCATCGTGGCGTCCGCCGCTTCACCCCTCCTGGACGTGGAGGAACGCCGGCAACACCTCGAACAACTACGGCGAGGGGAGGTCGGGGGTACTGAAGCGAAGCTATGTTGGGGCGCTGATTTACAGGACCGGTGGCGGAGCGCCGGAGTGCGATTccggcgagttggccgtgcaCGTGTTTGACGGGTATCGCGTCAAGat tcGTCGCTTGGAGACGGAATCCAGGGCTGTTGATCGGTTTTCCAAGAAGAAACCGCTGAGAAGCCACTTGAGTTCGAATCTGTTTGTCGTGCAGAAGCTGGTTCCCGTCCACTATTCGACCCAGACTCATTTTGAGCTGGACTTGGACGGTGGATTCAAGCAGCGCCACGAAGTTACGTTGAACTTTCAACGGAAATTTGTTACAAAGTTGGTGTGTTCGTTTGAGCCCTCGGACAAGTGTTTCTATTCCGAGgcttatttaaatgttttctaa
- the LOC120423990 gene encoding ran GTPase-activating protein produces MSNFDLNTLTSALGEAPAKTGVTFLGKALKWETEAGAKELIDAIDACSSLQFLNLEGNTLGVEAAQGIAKALEKHPELKEALWKDLFTGRMKTEIPIALKAMGQGMITAGAQLTVLDCSDNALGPNGMTGLVDLLQSTACYTLQQLMLNNCGLGITGGKMLSKALLACHAASSKTGKPLPLKVFIAGRNRLENDGAKALAEVFAAVKTLEQVEMPQNGIYHPGITALSEAFKVNANLRILNLNDNTIGPKGAEAIAEAIYDLQYLKEINFGDCLLKTKGAIFLGEALQDAHTGIEVLNFGYNEIGPEGGHAIVNATFNKENLSSLVLDGNQFGHDCREQLKESLSEFGRLNALDTLDADDSEGEEEEDDEDDEENGEEEEEEESDGSEGDETEEGAESEQADESTGSVYQPEIRNILAGDQSANASAIDLDQSLPNTVETYCQTNYPSETMFHALEESDKTEAFREYLRALSGEDYFVYLAFTILKLSEISEKNSEALRVTEALFSDAYTFAKENNRLKSLRNFLLIQLGLLKCEDHAFKPGYNVQGCRHALKNAITKNIVPEEEQSFFKVFLEHRG; encoded by the exons ATGTCCAACTTTGACCTGAACACGCTCACAAGTGCCCTCGGCGAGGCACCGGCCAAAACTGGCGTCACCTTCCTGGGAAAAGCACTAAAATGGGAAACCGAAGCCGGCG CCAAGGAACTGATCGATGCGATCGACGCGTGCAGCAGCCTGCAGTTTCTGAACCTGGAGGGAAACACGCTCGGCGTGGAGGCCGCCCAGGGAATTGCCAAAGCGCTCGAAAAGCATCCGGAACTGAAGGAAGCGCTGTGGAAGGATTTGTTTACGGGCCGCATGAAGACGGAGATTCCGATCGCGCTGAAGGCGATGGGCCAGGGCATGATCACGGCCGGCGCGCAGCTGACCGTGCTGGACTGCAGCGACAACGCGCTCGGCCCGAACGGGATGACCGGCCTCGTGGATCTGCTCCAGAGTACGGCCTGCTACACGCTGCAG CAACTGATGCTCAACAACTGCGGCCTCGGAATCACGGGCGGTAAAATGCTGTCCAAAGCGCTGCTCGCGTGCCACGCGGCCAGTTCCAAAACCGGCAAACCTCTCCCACTTAAAGTCTTCATCGCCGGTCGAAACCGCCTCGAGAACGACGGTGCCAAAGCGTTGGCCGAGGTGTTTGCCGCCGTCAAAACGCTCGAGCAGGTCGAGATGCCCCAGAACGGAATCTACCACCCGGGGATTACGGCCCTGTCGGAGGCCTTTAAGGTGAACGCGAATTTGCGGATTTTAAACCTGAACGACAACACGATCGGACCGAAGGGGGCGGAGGCCATCGCGGAAGCTATTTACGATCTGCAGTATTTGAAGGAGATTAACTTTGGGGATTGTTTGCTGAAGACGAAGGGCGCGATCTTTCTGGGGGAGGCCCTGCAGGATGCGCACACCGGCATTGAGGTGTTGAATTTTGGTTACAACGAGATTGGGCCGGAAGGTGGACATGCCATTGTGAACGCTACGTTCAACAAGGAGAACTTGAGTTCGCTGGTGCTGGACGGGAATCAGTTTGGACACGACTGCCGAGAGCAGCTGAAGGAGAGCTTGTCCGAGTTTGGCCGGTTGAACGCGCTGGACACTTTGGACGCGGACGATTCCGAGGGtgaagaggaggaggacgacgaaGATGACGAAGAAAATGGCGaagaggaagaggaggaggaaaGCGATGGAAGTGAGGGAGATGAGACCGAAGAGGGTGCCGAGTCGGAACAGGCGGACGAATCTACTGGGAGTGTCTATCAGCCGGAAATCAGGAACATTCTTGCAGGAGATCAGAGTGCGAACGCCAGCGCCATTGACCTGGACCAATCGCTGCCGAACACGGTAGAGACGTACTGCCAAACGAACTACCCCTCGGAGACAATGTTCCACGCGCTAGAAGAATCGGACAAAACCGAAGCGTTCCGGGAATATCTACGCGCCCTGTCGGGTGAGGACTACTTTGTCTACCTTGCCTTTACCATTCTGAAGCTGTCGGAGATTTCCGAAAAGAACTCGGAAGCTCTCCGCGTGACAGAGGCACTCTTCTCGGACGCGTACACCTTCGCCAAGGAGAACAACCGGCTTAAGAGCCTCCGGAACTTCCTGCTGATCCAGCTGGGTCTGCTCAAGTGCGAGGACCACGCGTTCAAGCCCGGTTACAACGTGCAGGGTTGCCGCCACGCGCTCAAAAATGCCATCACCAAGAACATCGTGCCCGAGGAGGAGCAAAGCTTTTTCAAGGTATTCTTAGAACATCGGGGTTAA
- the LOC120423984 gene encoding thioredoxin domain-containing protein 17, whose translation MWLNRAARMVVRHHVKSWEDFTKLAESLQGKGEPVHVLFTGDKDEQGNSWCPYCVKAAPVVEEALNSGVAAENSHFIAVEIDRPFWKDLNNPYRKDPRTNLVFLPTLLRWKSPQRLDGERVSSKDLVEMLLGDED comes from the exons ATGTGGTTGAATCGTGCCGCCAGGATGGTTGTCAGACATCACGTAAAGTCGTGGGAGGATTTCACGAAGCTGGCGGAAAGCCTCCAGGGAAAGGGGGAGCCGGTGCACGTCCTGTTCACCGGTGATAAGGACGAGCAGGGGAATAGCTGGTGCCCGTACTGTGTGAAGG CTGCACCCGTCGTCGAGGAGGCCCTCAACAGTGGCGTGGCCGCGGAAAACAGCCACTTTATTGCGGTGGAAATCGACCGGCCCTT CTGGAAGGATCTGAACAATCCGTACCGCAAGGATCCGCGCACGAATTTGGTCTTTTTGCCCACGCTGCTTCGCTGGAAATCGCCGCAGCGGCTCGATGGCGAACGGGTTTCGAGCAAGGATCTCGTCGAAATGCTGCTGGGCGATGAGGATTAA
- the LOC120423983 gene encoding vacuolar protein sorting-associated protein 52 homolog yields MSTSDTIEDGEVQELLKTTGTDLRQYSAQIEKEFKEVENRSIEDYIAQSQNIANLHNQIGTTSNILERMEAGLMEIQSALNNISTEITTLQKKSVSMSVQLTNRQSIRAQLSQFIEDMAVPEEMIQTIMEVPVTEKEFLTHLMELNHKLNLMKELNFKESKSSQDISEVLFKLKIKAMSKLRVYCMEQIYKFRKPMTNYQIPQNAMLKFKFFFEFILSNERGVAQDICNEYIDTMGKIYYSYFKSYSTRLAALKFEEAVSKDDLMGLEDTVTRSIFSKTSSLKNKSTVFSIGDRGDVLNQQLEAPIIVPHAQQKTRYPYESLFRSEQYALVDNACREYLFVTEFFIVRGPQAQELFNQIMGKTMTMLIKNLETYVQDCYDTIALFLCIQLCLRYQLMCHKRCVPALDKYWDNLQAVIWPRFEQVFRMNIQSIQECDPTKFPKETGPHYITRRYAEFSAAIVGISENFPNELVSHLLLELQEEVKCFMLRMAAIFTTRKEQLIYLINNYDLVLGVLMERTRDNSKEAEAFRELLSTRSSEYVEEILAPHLGGIIQYVKDCEQLLEREQTDEFKRQERRSLQLVASFSVNWKKSLEELNREVFLSFPSLVTGSQLLQLALAQLVQYYHKFYKLLTPSARAQLVNIHVIMIEIKKYKSNY; encoded by the exons ATGTCCACCAGCGACACGATCGAGGACGGCGAAGTGCAGGAGCTTCTGAAAACGACGGGAACCGACCTGCGCCAGTACTCGGCCCAGATCGAGAAGGAGTTTAAGGAGGTGGAGAATCGTTCGATTGAGGATTATATCGCGCAGAGCCAGAATATCGCAAATCTGCACAACCAGATTGGAACCACTTCGAACATATTGGAGCGGATGGAGGCTGGGCTGATGGAGATTCAAAGTGCGCTGAATAACATTAGCACGGAAATTACAACGTTGCAGAAGAAATCCGTTTCGATGTCGGTTCAGTTGACGAACAGGCAGTCGATTCGAGCGCAGCTGTCGCAGTTCATCGAGGATATGGCCGTTCCGGAGGAGATGATTCAGACCATAATGGAGGTTCCGGTAACGGAGAAGGAGTTTTTGACGCACTTGATGGAGCTTAACCATAAGTTGAATCTGATGAAGGAGTTGAACTTTAAAGAGTCGAAATCTTCGCAGGACATCTCTGAGGTCCTTTTTAAGCTGAAGATCAAAGCGATGAGCAAGTTGCGGGTTTATTGCATGGAACAGATTTACAAGTTCCGCAAACCGATGACCAACTACCAGATTCCGCAGAACGCGATGCTAAAGTTTAAGTTTTTCTTCGAGTTTATATTGTCGAATGAACGTGGCGTGGCGCAGGATATCTGCAACGAGTACATTGACACGATGGGCAAGATTTACTACAGCTACTTCAAGAGCTACTCGACGCGGCTGGCCGCGCTCAAGTTCGAGGAGGCCGTCTCGAAGGACGATCTGATGGGGCTGGAGGACACGGTTACGAGGAGCATCTTTTCCAAGACCAGCTCGCTGAAGAACAAGAGCACCGTGTTTTCGATTGGGGACCGCGGGGACGTACTTAACCAGCAGCTGGAGGCACCGATCATCGTGCCACACGCGCAGCAAAAGACGCGCTATCCGTACGAGTCGCTGTTCCGGTCGGAGCAGTACGCCCTCGTGGACAATGCCTGCCGGGAGTATCTGTTTGTGACGGAGTTCTTTATCGTGCGCGGACCGCAGGCGCAAGAGCTGTTTAACCAGATTATGGGCAAGACGATGACGATGCTGATT AAAAACCTAGAAACTTACGTCCAAGATTGTTACGACACGATTGCCCTTTTTCTCTGCATCCAACTTTGTCTCCGCTATCAACTGATGTGCCACAAACGGTGCGTTCCGGCGTTGGACAAGTATTGGGACAACCTCCAGGCGGTCATTTGGCCTCGCTTCGAGCAGGTCTTCCGTATGAACATCCAAAGCATCCAGGAGTGCGATCCGACCAAATTCCCCAAAGAAACTGGACCGCATTAC ATCACTCGCCGCTACGCGGAATTCTCCGCGGCCATCGTCGGAATCTCCGAGAACTTCCCGAACGAGCTGGTCAGCCACCTGCTGCTGGAGCTGCAGGAAGAGGTCAAATGTTTCATGCTGCGAATGGCTGCAATTTTCACCACCCGAAAGGAGCAGCtaatctacctgatcaacaaCTACGACCTGGTGCTGGGGGTTCTCATGGAACGAACCCGGGACAACTCCAAGGAAGCGGAAGCCTTCCGCGAGCTGCTCAGCACGCGCAGTTCCGAGTACGTGGAGGAAATCCTGGCGCCCCACCTCGGCGGAATCATCCAGTACGTCAAGGACTGCGAGCAGCTGCTGGAGAGGGAACAAACGGACGAGTTCAAACGGCAGGAGCGCCGATCGCTCCAGCTCGTGGCCAGCTTCTCCGTCAACTGGAAAAAGTCCCTCGAGGAGCTGAACCGCGAGGTGTTTCTCTCATTCCCGTCGCTGGTGACGGGCTCGCAGCTGCTGCAACTCGCGCTCGCCCAACTCGTGCAGTATTATCACAAGTTCTACAAGCTGCTCACGCCCAGCGCCCGCGCACAGCTCGTCAACATTCACGTGATCATGAtcgaaatcaaaaagtataagAGTAACTATTAA
- the LOC120423975 gene encoding elongation factor G, mitochondrial has product MTISCLLRIRPALAKSFFENGQRAFASHAAFAEHAKLERIRNIGISAHIDSGKTTLTERILFYTGRIKEMHEVKGKDNVGATMDSMELERQRGITIQSAATYTVWKDHNINIIDTPGHVDFTVEVERALRVLDGAVLVLCSVGGVQSQTLTVNRQMKRYNVPCLAFINKLDRMGANPYRVLGQMKSKLNHNAAFIQLPIGVESNCKGIVDLVKQKALYFDDQLGLTVREDEIPQDMRTECDERRHELIEQLSNVDDAIGELFLEEKTPTPQDLMGAIRRSTLKRTFTPVLVGTALKNKGVQPLLDAVLDYLPNPGEVENLAMIEKKGEEPQKVFLNPARDGKDPFVGLAFKLEAGRFGQLTYLRCYQGVLKKGDSIFNVRSGKKVRLARLVRLHSNNMEDVNEVYAGDIFALFGVDCASGDTFVTDPKLELSMESIFVPDPVVSMAIKPTNTKDRDNFSKAVARFTKEDPTFRFAYDPDVKETLVSGMGELHLEIYAQRMEREYNCPVTLGKPKVAFRETLVAPCEFDYLHKKQSGGQGQYGRVTGILEPLPPHQNTVIEFTDETIGTNVPKQFVPAIEKGFRQMAEKGLLSGHKLSGLKFRLLDGAHHIVDSSELAFMLAAQGAIKSVFENGSWQILEPVMMVEVTAPEEFQGTVIGQLNKRHGIITGTEGTEGWFTIYAEVPLNDMFGYAGELRSSTQGKGEFSMEYSRYSPCMPDVQEQLMREYQASQGIAVPDKKQKKKN; this is encoded by the exons ATGACCATCAGCTGCCTGCTGCGAATACGCCCGGCGTTGGCCAAATCGTTTTTCGAG AATGGCCAGCGTGCGTTCGCGAGTCACGCGGCGTTTGCCGAGCATGCGAAGCTGGAGCGCATTCGGAACATCGGCATTTCGGCGCACATTGACAGCGGCAAGACGACGCTGACGGAGCGGATTTTGTTTTACACCGGCCGGATCAAGGAGATGCACGAGGTCAAGGGGAAGGACAATGTGGGTGCGACCATGGACTCGATGGAGCTTGAGCGGCAGCGGGGGATTACGATCCAGAGTGCGGCCACCTATACGGTGTGGAAGGATCATAATATTAATATAATTGACACGCCGGGGCATGTGGACTTTACGGTGGAGGTGGAACGTGCGCTGAGGGTGTTGGACGGAGCGGTGCTGGTTCTGTGCAGCGTCGGTGGCGTCCAGAGCCAAACGTTGACCGTGAACAGGCAGATGAAGCGGTACAATGTGCCGTGTTTGGCGTTCATCAACAAGCTCGACCGGATGGGGGCCAATCCGTACCGGGTTCTGGGCCAGATGAAGTCCAAGCTGAACCACAACGCGGCGTTCATTCAGCTTCCGATCGGTGTGGAGAGTAACTGCAAGGGCATTGTGGATCTGGTCAAGCAAAAGGCTCTTTACTTTGACGACCAGCTGGGATTGACGGTGCGCGAGGACGAGATCCCGCAGGACATGCGAACCGAGTGTGACGAACGACGCCACGAGCTGATTGAGCAGCTGTCGAACGTGGACGATGCAATCGGGGAGTTGTTTTTGGAGGAGAAAACGCCGACGCCGCAGGATTTGATGGGTGCGATTCGGAGATCGACGTTGAAGCGAACTTTCACGCCGGTTCTCGTTGGGACCGCCCTTAAGAACAAGGGAGTTCAACCGCTGTTGGATGCCGTACTTGATTATCTGCCAAACCCCGGTGAGGTCGAGAACCTTGCAATGATCGAGAAGAAGGGCGAGGAGCCGCAGAAGGTCTTTCTGAATCCGGCTCGGGATGGCAAGGATCCGTTTGTAGGGCTGGCGTTCAAGCTGGAAGCGGGTCGCTTTGGTCAGTTGACCTACCTGCGATGCTACCAAGGCGTACTCAAGAAGGGCGACAGCATTTTCAACGTACGATCCGGCAAGAAGGTTCGTCTGGCTCGGCTGGTGCGACTTCACTCGAACAACATGGAAGACGTGAACGAAGTCTACGCCGGGGACATTTTCGCCCTGTTTGGCGTGGACTGCGCCAGCGGAGACACTTTCGTGACCGACCCCAAGCTCGAGCTGTCCATGGAATCGATTTTTGTCCCCGATCCGGTCGTCTCAATGGCCATCAAGCCCACAAACACCAAAGATCGCGACAACTTCTCCAAGGCCGTGGCCCGTTTCACCAAGGAAGATCCCACGTTCCGCTTCGCGTACGACCCCGACGTTAAGGAAACGCTCGTCTCCGGCATGGGCGAACTGCACCTGGAAATCTACGCCCAACGCATGGAGCGCGAGTACAACTGCCCGGTCACCCTGGGAAAACCCAAAGTCGCCTTCCGCGAAACGCTCGTCGCTCCGTGCGAGTTTGACTACCTGCACAAGAAGCAGTCGGGTGGACAGGGTCAGTACGGTCGCGTTACGGGCATCCTCGAACCGCTACCCCCGCACCAAAACACGGTCATCGAGTTCACCGACGAAACCATCGGCACGAACGTCCCCAAGCAGTTCGTCCCGGCCATCGAGAAAGGCTTCCGCCAGATGGCCGAAAAGGGTCTCCTCTCGGGTCACAAGCTGTCCGGGCTCAAGTTTCGCCTCCTGGACGGTGCCCACCACATTGTGGACTCGTCCGAGCTGGCGTTTATGTTGGCCGCGCAGGGCGCCATCAAGAGCGTGTTCGAGAACGGCAGTTGGCAGATTCTGGAACCGGTCATGATGGTGGAGGTCACGGCGCCGGAAGAGTTCCAGGGAACGGTGATCGGGCAGCTGAACAAGCGGCACGGTATCATCACGGGCACAGAGGGAACCGAGGGTTGGTTCACGATCTACGCCGAGGTGCCGCTGAACGACATGTTTGGGTACGCGGGTGAGCTGCGGTCGAGCACGCAGGGCAAGGGCGAGTTCAGCATGGAGTACAGCCGGTACTCGCCGTGCATGCCGGACGTGCAGGAGCAGCTGATGCGGGAGTACCAGGCCTCGCAAGGAATCGCCGTGCCGGACaagaagcagaagaagaagaattAA